ATTTTAGGAATTTCAATAGAAATATCACATgaaattaagacaaaaaaactATTCCTTAATAAGTGTGCAAAAAGGAATTTTGGCTTACAAAAAAGGCCGGAGTAGTATGCACgcaataagttaaaaaaaaattgatgctcCTAAAATTTTGGTGTCACGTGCGGTCGTTCCTCTCGAACACCCTCTTAAAATCTCTGATTAGTTGTGCATTGGGAAGGTTAAGGCCATGTGTGGTTCTGCTGCCATAGGCCATGTACAGTGAACTTTGCAGTTTTGTAGgcacatatatatattattatcttACAGAAAGAGGGTGGCTAGGTTTGTGATAACATGTGaaaatcaaaagaagattgTAGGAAGAGATAGAACAATAAAATGTGACAAATATTCATCTTGAATATATGATATGTGAAGATGAATATATTTATAATGAGAATTAACACTACAAAAAAACGCGCCAATTGCCATTACGCGGGGTTTTAAGCTATTTGGGGGGGGGGGTTGTTTAACCTCCGCAAATTGTTTTACGGGAGTTTTAAAGCCTGCCGCTTAATTGATTATCTGCGACGGTTTTAATGGACCGCTAATAGTTGGCTAATAACCCCAGCCAAATGGCGGCGGTTTTATTCAGGAGGTTCAAAACCCTAgcaaaatagaaataataaggaaaaataaaatcaaaatactgAAACTTTCATTAGAATATAATAGCACAAAATgctcaaaatttaaaaaaattatcacagATTTTCATACCGAAATTTTCACAATGCTCAAAATTTCATAAAAGATATAATCATAGTAGCACAAAATGtactacaaataaaaaaatgtaacaatACAACTCAAATTTCATAATAACCAATATAAAATCTCAAATTTCATGAATGTTGGTAGAATAAAAGATTCTTACTTCTACACATAAATCTCAAACTGATTAGGTAAAAGCAAACTGAATAGTTTTCATTTCTAGCTTTGAATCAGTACCTGTTTATAAAAGCTTTTTGCAACTGTCCACAATGTTTGATTAGTTTAGCTGCTAATTTTCTCCAAATGCACTCAAACTTCAACCAAGCAGCCGATAACAGATAAAGGTCACAGCACTTTCGTGTCATGGTCAGAACCGAAAACCTTGAATGCCAAAATTGCACAAGAATTGATTGTACCGCAAACCAGAACCATATCCAAAAAAGCAAATCCATAAATCCTAGAACAAAAACTGGTAATAATAGAGCATCAAATCGGCAATTCTCTGCGCCGATTTAAAAAATGGAATTGAAAGCTTAAAAAATGGAGTTGAAAGCTTAAAGCACAATGTACACAGATTCACCTGTGACCGGATAAGGTGGCATGGTTGCACTCAATGTTAAGTTTGAATTCCCCAACACAAGGAGCAAGAATGAGGAAATGAGACAATTGTGCAAGTCTATGCAAAGCAGTGAAAGCTGAATTCATTTGTCTTAAGAATATCATGGCCACCTAGGGCGCACGAGGCTCCCACCATGTGGAATCTAGAAGGCTTTCACTTTAAACAAATAAGTGTTGCGCCTGCGAGTCTGAAGTTCTTGACAGAACTTCATAACTACAAATCAAGAAAAAGTTTGAATGTAAAATTCAAGTTTAATGAACACACCTGCAAGAAGAAAATCAGAGCAAAAATGGTAACAAAGGTTTGCAAAAATGTCTCCTATGTTTCCAGTTTTAGCAGTAGGAGTCTCTCAATTATAATAGGCTTTACACAAATGAGAATTAAGTGTAATCAACCAACCAGTTGACTAAACTTATATccttattaattattacttAATTAATATTGAGGAGGAAtaatttcaatttcttcattCTCTGAGTTAGCGTTCAATCGTTCATCATGATATGACTTTGAGGAGGAACAATTTCAATTTCTTCTGAAGTCGAGTTGATAATTAGTTGCAAGGCCGTTCTTGAAATTTTGGGTGTCTGTTCAAATTATAACTTTGCCCccattttttttaagtcatgtaattataaatatataatttttttaaaaaagttaaagatTATACTTTCAATTATTAAAATCTCTCTAATAGTAATaacttttaattcttcaaatagATTTCACTATTAAGATTATAAGAATCTAAATCTatcttaaaatttaattataataattatttaattgattagtattactactccctccgtccttcctttattataattattataataattataataataattcaaactTTATAGAATGAAAAAATGTTGTTCGGGGAGAAACTCCACTACAGACTCTTGATTAGtattactactccctccgtccttcCTTTTTAAGTGTTGTTTTAACATAAACTCTCTAACTAATGTAGTCGATtgttatattctttttttcaattatacCCTCATTTAATCCACCATATACTTTGTCTATCCAAATAAATTGAGACTATTTCCCTCTCcattaaattttatcaaaattgtgaAGTGGAGTTATTGAGAAAGTGTATAATTAACAAATTGTACTTTAAACTATCAAAACAACAtttaattgaaaacaaaaattcttctaaaacgaaatttataaaataacgGATGGAATAATTCCAAAAATATTTCATATCAATAACATGATATTGTATGTAAAATATTGGgtctgtttgtttcagatttttcacaaaaaaaatatattttttaattttacttgtgtttgttttaaattttttcattaaaataagaATCTATTatagctttagattttttttaaatttctaaaaattttttttaaagctggAACAAACTTAAGGTCCCAATATCCAGATACTTCTAGTCTAGTTGCAGTCATCAAGACTTTCGGTTTTAACGTTTCTTGATTTTGTAGAAAATTCTTTACGCACATTTATAAAATAGGAAATTTCTCGAAGGTGCTAGTTTACTGATCCACTTCATTTAAATACCTTGTGAGTCCATTCAGAAAACCATCGAAACAAGCAAGTCAAAAAGCTTTCGTGTTTTACATTACAAATCTCAAATTGCAGAATTTCAATTCACATCACAGACGAGAAAAATGTCACTGATTCCAAGTTTCTTCGGCGGTCGAAGGAGCAATGCTTTTGATCCATTCTCCATTGATGTTTGGGATCCTTTGAGAGACTTTCAATTCCCCACTTCTTCACTTTCTGCTTCATTCCCTCGTGACAATTCTGCTTTTGTAAGCACAAGAGTTGACTGGAAGGAGACACCAGAAGCACACGTGTTCAAGGCTGATCTTCCTGGACTCAAGAAGGAGGAAGTGAAGgttgaaattgaagatgacagAGTTCTTCAGATTAGTGGTGAGAGGAATGTTGAGAAAGAAGATAAGAACGATGAATGGCATCGCGTTGAGCGTAACAGTGGAAAGTTTGTGAGGAAGTTCAGGTTGCCTGAGAATGCTAAAATGGATCAAGTGAAAGCTTCCATGGAGAATGGTGTTCTCACTGTCACAGTTCCAAAAGAAGAGATTAAGAAGCCTGAAGTCAAGTCAATTGAAATTTCTGGTTGAAGTTTTCTTGGTTGTAATGTTAAACTTTTGTGTGATGTGTGAGATATGATGATGTAACCTGTGAAATGTTTTctgcataaataaatatttgttgttgttcttggtgtTATAGCTATATGATATATTATTCTTATCTTAATTGTGCTTTGAGTCACCATATTTTGCCTTCTTGCTTCTCCAGACACCATGAAACACTAACCGATCCAAACCAGAAACAATCACTTATCCTCGCGCTTCTCATGTTGTGAACAAACCTCTCCAATCACTCTGTAAATTCGAAATTTTTGGAGTGAGAATACTCAATACCAACCATCTGGAATGGATGCAGTAACTTACATTGAGGCTTTTCACAATAATACTAATCAAATCCTTCTACTTTATTGGAATATTGATGCTTTTGCTTTCGTATACATGTAATTGTTTAATATTTCTCTTGTATATTTCTTTTGGTATATGAAGACTCCATTGTGACCAGGCTTAATTCCATTCATTTCCCAGAAGATGAATCAAGGAGAGGTCTACATTCCAAATCATGAATAGATAAAGAAACTAAAGTTAATTTACATGTGTATTTTTCACATATAACATCTTCACTTGGGTTTTTGATTATTCTAAAATTCTGAAGATGATCAAAGAAAGTGAATCCCGCTGTACCagatgcaatttttttaattgatgagGGATCTAGTAGCTAAGCACACATACAATGTCTTGTTTTAAACCCTCTCCATCCTCTCCCTTTGACTTGAAACACAAgattttctctataaatatctCCCCACGAGCATCTCATGCAAATAATGACTAAGAGTACAAACATattgatgacgaatcgtcacactctctaatccaggcctattttagcaacattagatgcattttagtaggtttcttagcaataaatataagagaaatctaaccataagcttgattacttgttttgcaagaaaacaggaaaaattgcggGAAATggatgattttcactacgctgggggcgcgcgccgcgtgatggagctcacagggagccaagattttcactctcatcacgcgcggcgtgatgcctgaccacgcgcggcgtgatgacttgttcaagaagaagattgctctctgacttgatcacgcgccgcgtgataccgttatcacgcgcggcgtagttgatggatctgcaaccacgcgcggcgtgatagatctggcgcgcggcgtggttgcattctgtatatatagtttctgcataattctgttttcgtgttggaaaattctgcaaatttgcTCTACATTCTGGAtttggaacttcaagattgggattcaagactcagaggatagctccaagcacatcgatagcatggattcacaagccatgacattgaagctcggacgcgaacaaagggagatgaggagctaagctccTTTgaaggtaggatctaggatagtctaggatgtagatagATCAGTTGTAATCggctatatgtgtaagaatctactcttttcatagtgttgatttaatgcaattcgatgcataatgctttataatccttcattagtgttgtaatgatttcgagttaagtcacgtgcgagagtattgatttaatttctgaactgaattgcattgagcgctcgagtgtctccggtcgagagattgaggcatagagtgtagcgaacgattgacgcgcgttaatatcattcgttgtaggtagcttccgcccgagagatcgggggagtatcgacaacgaatagagtggattttgacaagagattgcgattcactaatttgtcgatctagttgttaacacttgagtagattcctatgatatagtagattgcatgtggtttagctatagactaggcgattccgatgattctacctcgcttttccattatatcaaagcacgttttctacaattcatcactcaacatacccccaatttatgtgtatttcttgcataatgtctatgagcactattcgactagtttaatcacacaatccctgtggatcgatatttttattactacgtggtaattcgttcacttgcgaaaattatccatcaagtttttggcgccgttgccggggattgtggttgattcgacaaggcaatagtgtttatattttctgtgttttctttgatttttctgtttttacatttttctgtcgagagcgttctacttgtttgtttccttgtgcatgcggaggacAGGTCCAATTAAGCTGGAATTCGATTCTGAGATTGAGAAAACAACACGAGTAAATCGTAAAGCGGAAGGAAGGCATGTTTGAATCATTCAATGAAGAGGCACTcttaactagttgcaagttcaataatgtctttctaaaaatcattaccaaacaactagaagctcaatgtatggtgcaagcaacctctcaaaataatcctcatttcaacaccttcaatcttggagtgaagaatcacatgaattgttcttatggagctaatctgaatcaagcatttcctcaagatcaacattaTGAAGATCatcttgaatcttttgaagatactcttatcttagccatgaagatgacgcaaagcaattttgaggtgatgaaggcaaaccaagaagtgtcaagcgaacgtcatgaAGCTTCCATCAAAAATCTCGAAAATCAAATTGGTCAACTAGAaaggcaagtctcttctctacaaactcaaaaTGGTTTTTGTGGAAACACCCCGGATCCTCGTAACgaaagttgtaattccattaatttgaggaaTATAGAAGTTTCATCACCGgaagtagtggagaatcctaagaaggacgagagtaaaaatggtgtagttgaaaagatgagggaggatgtagttgaaaatagaaaagaaattaagaaagaagaaaaaagtaaggaagaaaaagcttatgagggtgaagtGGAAAAGATAGTGGAGAATGAGTCTAGTGCTAAGAAAGAcaagaaacctcttgtgaaggaccccaagtttcaagttccttcaccatatgctagaatgccttatcctaggatgaagagggtcaagaaccaagaccttgaagtttgtggagtggtatccgaatgtttcaaagtggaagtgctagaggaagtggAAAAAgatgggaaagaagaagagtgggatcatgagattgaaatttttcttcaaaacttggataaccccctagaagaggagaaagagccaaaggcaataaaaaagccaccggaattgaaagaacttcctcctaaatggaagtatgtgtttttgggtggcgactctaggaaacccatgatcataagtgatttgctcactccactagaagagaatgacttgttaaaagaagcggagaaagtgaatgacgacctaggatgggtcttggatggtgtggttcctatctattgtttgcaCAAGGTGGCCAAAAAAGAGCCCAATCCGGTTGtcaatcctcaaaagtcttccacttcaacattgaAAGCTTCGATGAACCAAGGCTCTAAGAAATCtccatcacggtctagtaagaaggaaagaactAATTTGAAGGCCAAATGGGAAGgtctcaagagtgattcgggaagcgtgaaatcattactatttgatattaatattgctcctttgaatgaagagaacaagaggagccgggttgaatcaaagttgaagtatcctccctaacttgtgatgatgaagcgtcaagctaatgacgagaaagaagcgcttcatgggaggcaacccatgagtttacggtcctttcttccctttcactctTATACTACTTTACTTttgttggtttgtaataataatttgatgttgcttggatttggctggatGTACTATTTTAAccttgaatttgaactttgtcgtgtttaattgtggaatggtttttacttttagagtttgttccaatactttggcatgttccttctagttacttgagtatcaattgcttgattttctccgtgtgtgatatgtgaaacctgcagtgcaatagcttgttgcactcatgtgatcaagaggcaaaggaagggaacgcacactttttgaccggttctttgattcgacccaaccgagaggtattgagccaaacacttctttttcttctatgtgtgatatccactcatgtattgtctctcgattttgcttgtcgtctttttatttgattggtacttttgtagcacacacgaggcatgttcattggtacctttgagcctttctatccacccttaaatataattatcctttgcttaaccaatttgagctgaaaaagaatatgttattttgcaaaaccttaagaaatttttgatggaaaaaaaggaatgactttcttggaggttaggcacctaattagtggttgatgcgcattgctcaccactaagtttggggttgctctttggaattagcaacaaataaagtttggggtaaggatactagagaacttacaaaagtttgatttgaaaaattgagaaaaattttcATAAGTTACAAGGCTTTATgtggaagaaagaaaagaaagaataaaaaaaaaacaaagagatgaatgtgaaaaaaaaaatagaaaagaagtacaaaaagaagtgatagccttgaattcaaaagaattgcaaaactttgtttgatgaattgaaaaagttctctagtccactatagttcaaaagaaaagggttttgatttaTGAAGtttttgaccttagggggatctaactccaagtttttctactacttatcccaaaatgtcaccatccaccctagccaagccacgttataaccctaaagacctctaaagtgtgtgcacaaagtgaaccgaatgaattcttagactacttgcaaaattattgttgacttgcattgatgtgttgatttgagtgacttaccaaaactgaagagtgtatgtgagtacactagtagaaaaatgacttttggtttggagataccactaccggtatgtgaataccagtagtgaaatacatttgaccaaaggattccactactgatattttgaaaacggtagtggaaagttcagagacaagggatttcactaccggctttgctaaatccgtagtggaaagtagacacggtggcaatgtcgtaattacgtgcaaaattgttttaattatcttccactaccgatctaggattcaccggtagtggaatcctaatagtgttattagttttttcatattcccactttccactaccgatctagcttatcaccggtagtggaatcctaatagtgttaattatatttttcattcttccCGCAATTTCCCTCATTCTGCAAACGCGAAGAAGAACACACTCTCCAATCCAATCGTCCCAATTCTAGTTCTCCCTAATTTGTTCCTCAAATCGTCCCaatttcttcaaatcaaacactctCCAATCGTTCTccaatcattctccaatctctccaatCTCCAATCGTCCCAATTTCATTCGCggtttcattctccaaaccctagacGGAACGACGAACCTGCAAACGCTTAATCGCCTCCAAATCTCTTCGTTTTCATTCGGTAaaggtatgaataaatcaaacttcccccaaatttcattcgttttcgttttcattcgttttcTGTTTATGGTTGATCTTGTTTTCATTcgtattcgttttcattcgtattcgttttcattctttttctgtTTATGGTTATTTGCTGGTAAGAAAAACACGCATTTTTCTCATTCAGTACATTTTGGTAGCATTGAATGAAGATTGGATATTCTAAGTTCACGTTTTAAATTGTGAAGGTTTTAAATTGGATATTCGTTTTCATGTGTTTTGGGTTCCTGTTCTTCATCTCTTAGTAAGTTGTTTATGGTTATGGTATCTCTAGCTAAACAATGGTTAAAAGAAGTGAAAAGTATTaagcagaaacagaaaatagacAACATGTGATTAGAAGAAAGTTAAGGATAATTTTCCTTCTGGTCTTTCTATGTTAATGTTTGTTATGTGACAAAGAAAAtggttagtgtttttttttcctgatgCTATGTGTTACTGATAGTGACCCAATTTTGGGAgggttttgtgtttttttcttccacTAGTTGAATTCAAAGGTGATCTTAAGTAAAGTTACTTTTCACTTTAACACATAATAGTCTGCTTTTGGTATTTATTGGTTGAATAATTGACTTATATTTAGGTAGAATTAATACATAATTGATTCTTAGATCATGTATGAATTGAGGGTTTCAATGCTTGTGCTTTGCAGGGGTGGAGCTGTTTTCTGTGTTAGGCGGTGGTTGCTGCTCCTACGTGTTGACTGCTGCTGTTTAGGGGCTGGTGTTGCTGTTTTTTGGTGTTGTCCTCTTTGTTTGAAGTTAGAAGGTTCAATCACGGTCTCATCTACAGGTACcgattctatttcaaaacatatatagaaGCTATAAACTTAGATGCAATTCAAATTACTATGTAAAAATTCTGCTATATGCAAATTCTGTTAtaggctatgaatttttattaaaatgggGCGAGAGAATGTTTCGCAATAGTAACAACCTAGTCATTCCTTTAACTTAGAATGCATAAATTTCGAAACGTAGGTATGGACCGTAGTTGGATGAGAGCTAATCGATTAAGTACTGAGTACAGACATGGAGTGATGGAATTTCTACAGTTTGCGGAAAGTAATGCTGAACTAGAACGTCCTCCTCCTGAATTTCCTCCACTTTTTCTATGTCCGTGTATAAATTGTGCAAATAAAGAACCAAAACGTACTAAGAAAGAAATCATGAATCATCTAATTTGTGACgggatttgtcaaaattatacacaatGGATATGGCACGGTGAAGTAGTAGCAACGCCAAGTGTGTCCCATAGAGAAAGTGGTAGTGTGGATATCGATGATCGACTAGAAGACATGATGCGTGATATTGGAGAAGATTCGTTTAAGAGGGCGCATGTGTATGAAACTTTATGCAGTGACAAGGATGAACCATTGTATCCGGGATGCACAAATTTTACCCGTTTGTCTGCGgtgttaaaattgtttaatttgaaaGCAAAAAATGGGTGGACCGACAAAAGTTTCACTGAATTGCTTGAATTGTTGATACAAATGCTTCCAGAAGGTAATGTAATGCCAAATCGTTATTACGAGGCGAAAAAAGTATTGTGTCCAATGGGTTTGGAGTATGAAAAGATACATGCATGCCCTAATGATTGTATATTATACCGAAAAGAGTTTGTAAACTATAATCATTGTCCGACATGTAAGGCGTCTCgctacaaaaagaaagatggtgATTCTAGTGATGATGAGGTGACCAAAACGGGTCCTCCCGCGAAAGTCGTATGGTACCTACCAATAATTTCAAGGTTCAAGAGATTGTTTGCTAATGCAAATGACGCAAAGAATCTTAGATGGCATGcagaagagagaaaatgtgatGGCCAAATTCGCCATGTAGCTGATTCTTTGCAATGGAAGAAAATTGACTCTTTGTTTCCAAATTTTGGCAAAGAGTCGAGAAACCTTAGACTTGGACTTGCTACTGATGGAATGAATCCGTTTGGTAATCAAAGTACTAACCATAGTTCATGGCCTGTTCTCCTGATGATTTACAACCTATCTCCTTGGTTGTGCATGAAgcgtaaatatattatgttatcgaTGATGATTTCAGGCCCAAGACAACCAGGAAATGACATAGATGTTTATCTAAGTCCactaattgatgatttgaaagtGTTGTGGGAGGAAGGAGTGGATGTTTTTGATTCGTATTCTGGTGAACAGTTCAACATGCGTGCCATGTTGTTTTGCACCATCAACGACTTTCCGGCATACGGCAATTTGTCTGGGTATTCCGTTAAAGGGCATAATGCGTGTCccatatgtgaaaaaaaaacatgttataaGCAACtgaaaaatggaaagaagacTGTTTATCTTGGCCACCGAAAATTTCTAAATCGTTATCATCCATATCGTAGATTGCGAAAAGCTTTTGACGGAGACCAAGAGAATGGTGTTGCTCCAACGCCCTTAACTGGAGAGGAAGTTTATGAACGACAACGAGACATTAATGTTGTCTTCGGAAAGTGCCAAAAGCCAAAAGGGAGAGTGCCAAAAGCGAAAGTGCCAAAAGCCGAAAGTGAAAGTGTCAAAAGGAAAAAGCAGCCTGTTGTGAAAAGTATATGGAAAAAGAGGTCAGTGTTCTTTGATCTTCCATATTGGTCTAGTCTTGATGTAAGACATTGTATTGATGTGATGCACGTGGAGAAAAATGTATGTGATAGTGTAATTGGAACACTTCTCGACATTAAAGGCAAGACAAAAGATGGTGCACATGCTCGTCTtgatatggatttgatgggTATACGACAAGAGTTAATACCACAAAAAATCAATGACAAGACATATTTGCCTCCCGCGTGTCACACTTTGTCTAAAGACGAGAAAACAAGTTTTTGCAAGTGTTTACAAAGTATCAAAGTGCCACATGGTTACTCGTCAAATGTCAAGAGCCTTGTATCAATGAAAGATCTCAAATTAATCGGCTTAAAATCTCATGATTGTCATGTCTTGATGCAACAACTACTACCTGTGGCTATTCGTGGGATATTGCCCGATAATGTTAGGAAAGCTATATGCAGGTTGTGCTTATTCTTCAATGCAATATGTTGTAAAGCAATTGATCCATTGAAGTTAGACGAGTTGGAAAACGAAGCTGCAGTTATCTTGTGTCAATTGGAGATGTATTTTCCTCcttcattttttgacattatGGTTCATTTGATTGTTCATCTAGTAAGGGAGATTAGATTGTGTGGCCCAATTTATTTACGGTGGATGTATCCAATAGAGCGATACATGAAGATCCTAAAAGGGTATACAAAAAACCCACACCGTCCGGAAGCTTCGATTGTTGAGAGGTACATTGCAGAAGAAGCTATTGAGTTTTGTTCAAACTATTTGTCAGAAGTGGATGCTATAGGGGTTCCCAAGTCTCGTCATGATGGAAGATGTGACGGTGTGGGCACGCAAGGTTTAAATGTCAAGAGCATGCATATTGATATAATTCTTCAAGCGCATTTGTATATATTGAATAACACTGATGAAGTTCAACCTTACTTGTCTGCTCACAAAAGCATCATAAAGAAAATGCACGATAAGATGAATGAAAAATGGGTGTTAAGAGAGCATAATAAGAAATTCTCAGAGTGGTTTAAAGAAAAGGTCTGCCAAGATGATAGTGTTTCCGATACAATAAAGTGGTTGTCCTATGAGCCTAAATGTAACATATTGACTTGGAGTGCATATGATATTAACAAAACTTCCTTTTATACAAAATCAAAGGATGACCGCAGTACCATGCAAAATAGTGGGGTTATGATTGTGGCAGAGTCCATGCACTTCTCtagttccaaagataaaaatccggTTATGGCATCTACACCCTACTTTGGGGTGATTGAAGAGATCTGGGAGGTTGATTACGTTGTGTTTAAAGTGCCTTTATTTAAATGCAAATGGATTGATATCAACAATGGTGTGAGAATTGATGAATTAGGATTTACACTAGTTGATCTTTGCAAGTTAGCTTATAAAGACGAACCTTTCATCATGGCATCCCAAGCAAAACAGGTGTTTTATGTCAAAGATCCTTCTAATGAACGGTGGTCGGTGGTTCTACAAGGAAAAAATGTGCATGGTAGTTATGAAAATCAAGAGCTTGATATTTCCGAAATTCCTCCTTTCTCAACAGATGTGCCTACCTTCATTGAAGAAAACGAAGAGGATGATGTGCATGCAGCTATTCGTTTAGATCATGACGAAGGAATATGGGATTAGACATTACTTTCactatttgcatttttttaccACTTGTTTTGTAACACATAGTAATAAAACACCAtttgttttgattgttattgaattttttgtgCTGCGACATTTATGCTTAATTCAGTTTTATGCAAGTGTTTTATGCTTAATTcagttttttgtgttttgtgctGCGACATTTATATTGCAAGTGTCTTATGcttaattcagttttttttttttgttttgtgctGAGACATTTTAATTTGCgacatttattttttggttgttATTGCTATTAACCAACAACTCAGTTTTTGTGTCTTAtgcttaattcatttt
This portion of the Trifolium pratense cultivar HEN17-A07 linkage group LG3, ARS_RC_1.1, whole genome shotgun sequence genome encodes:
- the LOC123915922 gene encoding 18.2 kDa class I heat shock protein-like; this encodes MSLIPSFFGGRRSNAFDPFSIDVWDPLRDFQFPTSSLSASFPRDNSAFVSTRVDWKETPEAHVFKADLPGLKKEEVKVEIEDDRVLQISGERNVEKEDKNDEWHRVERNSGKFVRKFRLPENAKMDQVKASMENGVLTVTVPKEEIKKPEVKSIEISG
- the LOC123914694 gene encoding uncharacterized protein LOC123914694; amino-acid sequence: MDRSWMRANRLSTEYRHGVMEFLQFAESNAELERPPPEFPPLFLCPCINCANKEPKRTKKEIMNHLICDGICQNYTQWIWHGEVVATPSVSHRESGSVDIDDRLEDMMRDIGEDSFKRAHVYETLCSDKDEPLYPGCTNFTRLSAVLKLFNLKAKNGWTDKSFTELLELLIQMLPEGNVMPNRYYEAKKVLCPMGLEYEKIHACPNDCILYRKEFVNYNHCPTCKASRYKKKDGDSSDDEVTKTGPPAKVVWYLPIISRFKRLFANANDAKNLRWHAEERKCDGQIRHVADSLQWKKIDSLFPNFGKESRNLRLGLATDGMNPFGNQSTNHSSWPVLLMIYNLSPWLCMKRKYIMLSMMISGPRQPGNDIDVYLSPLIDDLKVLWEEGVDVFDSYSGEQFNMRAMLFCTINDFPAYGNLSGYSVKGHNACPICEKKTCYKQLKNGKKTVYLGHRKFLNRYHPYRRLRKAFDGDQENGVAPTPLTGEEVYERQRDINVVFGKCQKPKGRVPKAKVPKAESESVKRKKQPVVKSIWKKRSVFFDLPYWSSLDVRHCIDVMHVEKNVCDSVIGTLLDIKGKTKDGAHARLDMDLMGIRQELIPQKINDKTYLPPACHTLSKDEKTSFCKCLQSIKVPHGYSSNVKSLVSMKDLKLIGLKSHDCHVLMQQLLPVAIRGILPDNVRKAICRLCLFFNAICCKAIDPLKLDELENEAAVILCQLEMYFPPSFFDIMVHLIVHLVREIRLCGPIYLRWMYPIERYMKILKGYTKNPHRPEASIVERYIAEEAIEFCSNYLSEVDAIGVPKSRHDGRCDGVGTQGLNVKSMHIDIILQAHLYILNNTDEVQPYLSAHKSIIKKMHDKMNEKWVLREHNKKFSEWFKEKVCQDDSVSDTIKWLSYEPKCNILTWSAYDINKTSFYTKSKDDRSTMQNSGVMIVAESMHFSSSKDKNPVMASTPYFGVIEEIWEVDYVVFKVPLFKCKWIDINNGVRIDELGFTLVDLCKLAYKDEPFIMASQAKQVFYVKDPSNERWSVVLQGKNVHGSYENQELDISEIPPFSTDVPTFIEENEEDDVHAAIRLDHDEGIWD